From the genome of Nocardia mangyaensis:
GTTGTCTAATTGTAGGATTCGGTGGTGGCTAGGACGGGGCGGCCGAGATCGGGTCCGGATTTGGTAGTGACCGACGCTCAGCGTCGGGAGTTGGTGCGTGGTGCGCGAGCGGCGACGTCGACGCAGGCGTATGCGTTGCGGTGCCGGATCGTGCTGGCCTGCGCCGAGCCGGGCGCGTTCAACACCCACGTTGCCGCTGAGGTGGGTGTGTCGGCGATGACGGTGCGCAAGTGGCGGAACCGGTTCATCGAGTACGGATTGGCCGGTCTGGCCGATGAACCGCGGCCGGGCCGGCCGCCGTCCATCCTGCTCGATCAGGTTCAGCAGGTGGTCGAGATGACCCTCGAGCAGGTCCCGGCCGATGCCACGCACTGGTCGCGGTCGGCGATGGCCGGGCGGTCCGGGCTGTCGAAATCGACGGTCGGGCGGATCTGGCGGCGGTTCGACTTGAAACCCCACCTGGCCGATGGATTCAAGATCTCCACCGACCCGTTGTTCGTGGAGAAGGTCGTCGATGTCGTTGGCTTGTACCACAATCCGCCCGAACGAGCCGTGGTTCTCTGTGTCGACGAGAAGTCTCAGATGCAGGCTCTGGACCGGTCCCAGCCGGTCTTGCCGATGATGCCCGGCATGCCCGAGCGCCGCACCCACGACTACGCCCGTCACGGCACCACCAGCCTGTTCGCCGCGTTCAACATCGCCGACGGCACAGTGATCGGCGAACTGCACCGCCGCCACCGCGCCACCGAGTTCCGCACGTTCCTGACCAGCATCGACAAGACCGTGCCCGCCGAGTTGGACGTGCACGTGGTCTGCGACAACTACGCCACCCACAAGACCCCGATGGTCCAGCAATGGCTCGCCGCCCACCCACGATTCCACGTGCACTTCACCCCGACCGGCTCCTCCTGGCTCAACCAGGTCGAACGCTGGTTCGGGCTCCTCACCCAGCAACTACTACGCCGCAGCGTCCACAAAAGCGTCGCTGCACTCGAGAAAGACGTCCGAGACTGGGTCGACCAGTGGAACACCAACCCACGCCCATTCGTCTGGCGCAAGACCGCCGACGAGATACTCGACTCCCTCGCACGATATCTGCAACGGATTTCAGGCGCGGAACACTAGAACATGACCGAAATTGCCAACACCAAAGTTGTCGTCATCGGCGGTGGATACGCGGGCACCGTGGCCGCCAATCGTCTCCTGCAGCGCGACGACGTCGGCATCACCCTCGTCAACCCCCGCCCGCCCCGATCGGGCAGATCACGCAGTTCGCCCGCCGCGACGACACGGCGGTGCGCTTGGCCGTCGGCGGTCGCCTGGCGGCAGTTCGTCCACCAGTTCCTCGAAGGTTCGCTCCACCATTCCATCGTGCACAGCACGGCCACGATGGCCAACCGATTTTCACTGGCGAAAGACCGGCATCCCACGAATTCGGTGATTGACCGGGCGTTTGTGGGGTATAGCGCCAGACGAGGAGATGCGCCTGATGGATGATGCCGACTGGAACGAGCAGGCCCGCGGTGAGACCGAGACACAACGGCTCGATCGGAACTGGGGGTCGCTGCTGCAGGAATTACGGGTCGTCCAGACCGGCGTCCAGTTGCTGACCGGTTTTCTGATCGTGCTGCCGTTCCAGCCCCGGTTCGAGTCGATGGGCACCCCGGCTCGAGTGCTCTACCTGGTGGTGGTGACCGCCTCGATCAGCGCGACAGTGCTGCTCGTCGCCCCGGTCGCCGCGCATCGCGTGGTGTTCCGGCGACACGAACTCGCCTGGCTGGTCTCCTCGTCGTCCCGCATCGCGGTCGCCGGGATCCTCCTGCTCGGGGTGGCGTTGACCGGGGTGGCGATCCTGATCTTCGACGTCGTCGCTGGCCCGTGGGCGGCCGTGGCGGCGGGCGTGCTGTTCGGGACGCTGTTCCTGGGCGTGTGGGTGGTGTGGCCCTGGTACCAGCGCCTCCACTCCGCCCACCGCTAGCACCGTCACAGACGAGCCGGCTCCATCGCACGACTCTCGGCGTCGACAGTCGTGATCGTGGTGGGAATCTTGGGCAGGGCGCCAGGATGGTGCCTGCCCACCCAGCCCAGAAGTTCTTCGCGGACCGCACAGCGCAGATCCCACACGTCGTCGGCGTCAGCCGCCGACATCGTCGCACGGATCACGATGTTCGTCGGCGTGCTGTCGGTGACGAGCAGATTCCAGTTCCGGCCGTCCCATTCCGGACGGTCGCGCAGGAAGTCGTGCAGATGGTCGCGCAGCGCGGAGACCGGCGTGCTGTGGTCGAGGTGCAGCAGGACCGTGCCGGTCACCTGTGAACCGCCCCGCGACCAGTTCTCGTAGGGCTTGCTGTTGAAGTAGGAGACCGGCATGGTCAGCCGGCGGTCGTCCCAGATCCGGACCGTGAGAAAGGCCAGGGTGATCTCCTCGACCGTCCCCCACTCCCCTTCCACGACCACGGTGTCACCGATTTTCACCGAATCGCCGAAGGCGATCTGCAGCCCCGCCACCAGATTGCTCAAGGTCGACTGGGCGGCGACACCGGCGATGATGCCGATCACCCCCGCGGACGCCAGCATCGAGGTCCCCAGAGTGCGCAGCGTCGGGAACAGCAGCAGGATGGCCACCGCCGCGGTCGTGAACACCAGCACCGAGGTGACGATGCGCCGCACCAGCCCCAGCTGCGTGCGCAGCTGCCGCACCCGCGCGACCTCGCTGGTGCGGTCGGCATAACGGCGCAGCAGGTTCTCCGCCACCGCGTCGGCCGCCCGAATGGCCAGCCACGCCGCGGCCATCACCGCGGCCGTGGCCAGAACATTGCGGATGACCGCGTCGTGGCGCAGCTCCAGCTGCGCCAGCGGATAGGTGGCGTGCAGGGCTACCGCACCGAGCATCACCTGCAGCGGCAACTGCACCCGGCGCAGCAGCGTCGGCAGGTGGGACCCCGGCCGCCGTCGCGCGCTGTAGCGCAGCAGCCGATCGACCACCAGTCCCACCGACACCGTGACCGCCACCGTGCCGAGCACGACGATCAACGGCCGCACCAGTTCCTCCACGAGATCGAGCTCCTCTCGCCATCTCCGATTTCTGTGGGCCACCTACCGTTTCGACGAGCGACCACCTCAGCGAGCTACATACCCCCTTTCCGCGACAACCGACATGACAGTCCTGTGGCGACGGCGCAGGAGGCTTGGTCGTTCTAGGATGCGGTGGTGGGACTGCACTTCGACACGCGGGAGTCGGATTCGCCATGGGTCGAGTCCGTGTGGACGTGTCGCAGCGACGAGGTCTCGACGATGACCTCGGTCGCGACCGAGACGTGGGGCCTGGTGTTCTGGGAACAGCAGGGTCGGACACTCGCGGCGATCACCGGGCCGGAGACGCGCACCGGGACCGCACCGGTGCCCGAGGATGCGGACTTCGTCGGAATCCAGTTCGCCGTCGGCACTTCGCTGCGGGCGATGGCGACGCCGTCATTGGTCGACGGTGGGGTCGTGCTGCCGGATGTGACCGACCGGACGTTCTGGCTCGACGGCGCTCACCGGGAGATCCCGCGCCCCGACGATGCCGAGTCGCTGGTCCACCGACTGGTCAGGGAGGGGGTTGTGGTCGGTGATCCGCTGGTCGCGGCCACGCTGCGCGGTTCGCCGCCGACGGTGGCGGAGCGGACGCTCGAGCGGCGGTTCCGCGCGGCCACGGGACTCACCCACGGCGCGGTGCGCCAGATCGGGCGCGCTCGCACCGCCGCGCTCCTGCTGACAGCGGGCGCGATGCCGGGCGAGGTGGTCGACAAGCTCGGATACTACGACGAGCCTCACCTCGCCCGCGCGCTGCGCCGTTACGTGGGGCGGACCGCCGGACAGCTGCGGGCCGGGGACGGCGGGGCGATCGCGCTCGATCCCGCTCAGTCGACGACGTCGTAGACGAGCTTGGCCACGCCGTTGGAATAGGTCGCCGACTCGCGCAGCCGCAGCGACCGCTTGTCACGGTCGGACCGGTCGAACAAGCCCTTGCCCGCCCCGAGCAGGACCGGGAACACCAGCAGGTTGTACCGGTCGATCAGGTCCGCCGCTGCCAGGTTCCTGGCCAGTTCGGCGCTGCCGTGCACGAAGATGGCGCCGCCCTCGGTCTGCTTCAGCTTCGCGACGTCGTCGGCCG
Proteins encoded in this window:
- a CDS encoding IS630 family transposase, producing the protein MARTGRPRSGPDLVVTDAQRRELVRGARAATSTQAYALRCRIVLACAEPGAFNTHVAAEVGVSAMTVRKWRNRFIEYGLAGLADEPRPGRPPSILLDQVQQVVEMTLEQVPADATHWSRSAMAGRSGLSKSTVGRIWRRFDLKPHLADGFKISTDPLFVEKVVDVVGLYHNPPERAVVLCVDEKSQMQALDRSQPVLPMMPGMPERRTHDYARHGTTSLFAAFNIADGTVIGELHRRHRATEFRTFLTSIDKTVPAELDVHVVCDNYATHKTPMVQQWLAAHPRFHVHFTPTGSSWLNQVERWFGLLTQQLLRRSVHKSVAALEKDVRDWVDQWNTNPRPFVWRKTADEILDSLARYLQRISGAEH
- a CDS encoding DUF6328 family protein, whose product is MDDADWNEQARGETETQRLDRNWGSLLQELRVVQTGVQLLTGFLIVLPFQPRFESMGTPARVLYLVVVTASISATVLLVAPVAAHRVVFRRHELAWLVSSSSRIAVAGILLLGVALTGVAILIFDVVAGPWAAVAAGVLFGTLFLGVWVVWPWYQRLHSAHR
- a CDS encoding mechanosensitive ion channel family protein; translation: MEELVRPLIVVLGTVAVTVSVGLVVDRLLRYSARRRPGSHLPTLLRRVQLPLQVMLGAVALHATYPLAQLELRHDAVIRNVLATAAVMAAAWLAIRAADAVAENLLRRYADRTSEVARVRQLRTQLGLVRRIVTSVLVFTTAAVAILLLFPTLRTLGTSMLASAGVIGIIAGVAAQSTLSNLVAGLQIAFGDSVKIGDTVVVEGEWGTVEEITLAFLTVRIWDDRRLTMPVSYFNSKPYENWSRGGSQVTGTVLLHLDHSTPVSALRDHLHDFLRDRPEWDGRNWNLLVTDSTPTNIVIRATMSAADADDVWDLRCAVREELLGWVGRHHPGALPKIPTTITTVDAESRAMEPARL
- a CDS encoding helix-turn-helix domain-containing protein, with amino-acid sequence MTSVATETWGLVFWEQQGRTLAAITGPETRTGTAPVPEDADFVGIQFAVGTSLRAMATPSLVDGGVVLPDVTDRTFWLDGAHREIPRPDDAESLVHRLVREGVVVGDPLVAATLRGSPPTVAERTLERRFRAATGLTHGAVRQIGRARTAALLLTAGAMPGEVVDKLGYYDEPHLARALRRYVGRTAGQLRAGDGGAIALDPAQSTTS